The proteins below come from a single Nitrospiraceae bacterium genomic window:
- the rplL gene encoding 50S ribosomal protein L7/L12, translating into MKKTDKNEAVAVMHEQFARARIAIVTECAGMPVNQINDLRKKLRQAKSNFHVVKNTLAVRAIGGTTLVPLQPFFKGQSALVIGYDDPVLPAKVIRDFIKSEKCEEKLQLKGAILDGVELDPARLSSVADLPSKAELLSMLLSAFQGPIRGFVGVLGQIVRSIVAVLAAIQENKTQKGEGEMSATEAKMSKEDFIKVIEGMSVLELSDLVKGLEERFGVTAAAPVGVMAAAVGAAAPAAEEQTEFTVVLGSAPADKKIQVIKVVREITGLGLKEAKDLVEAAPKAVKEGVSKEESETIKKKLQEVGATVEVK; encoded by the coding sequence ATGAAAAAAACTGATAAAAATGAAGCTGTGGCAGTCATGCATGAGCAATTCGCTCGAGCGCGGATAGCCATTGTAACGGAGTGCGCAGGTATGCCCGTAAATCAAATTAATGATTTGCGAAAAAAACTTCGTCAGGCGAAGTCAAACTTTCATGTGGTAAAGAACACCCTTGCCGTGAGAGCTATTGGGGGAACGACCCTGGTTCCTTTGCAACCATTTTTTAAGGGGCAATCGGCATTGGTTATTGGATATGATGATCCAGTATTGCCTGCGAAAGTTATTCGGGATTTTATTAAAAGTGAGAAATGTGAAGAGAAATTGCAGCTCAAAGGGGCAATTCTGGACGGGGTCGAGTTGGATCCAGCTCGTCTCTCTTCTGTGGCGGATTTGCCGTCAAAGGCAGAATTGTTGTCGATGTTGTTGTCGGCCTTCCAAGGGCCCATTCGAGGGTTTGTCGGGGTTTTAGGTCAAATTGTAAGAAGTATTGTTGCGGTGTTAGCCGCAATACAAGAAAACAAAACGCAGAAAGGAGAAGGGGAGATGAGTGCAACAGAGGCAAAAATGTCCAAGGAAGATTTCATTAAAGTTATAGAGGGCATGAGTGTCCTGGAATTGTCGGATCTTGTGAAGGGTCTGGAGGAGCGATTTGGTGTGACGGCAGCGGCACCTGTTGGGGTCATGGCTGCTGCAGTGGGCGCGGCGGCTCCTGCCGCTGAAGAACAGACCGAGTTTACCGTAGTATTGGGAAGTGCCCCAGCGGATAAAAAGATACAAGTCATCAAGGTGGTGCGAGAGATTACTGGGTTGGGTTTGAAGGAAGCTAAGGATCTCGTTGAGGCGGCCCCGAAGGCGGTAAAAGAGGGCGTGTCCAAAGAAGAATCGGAAACTATTAAGAAGAAGCTTCAAGAGGTTGGTGCGACCGTTGAGGTGAAGTAG